From a region of the Chrysemys picta bellii isolate R12L10 chromosome 7, ASM1138683v2, whole genome shotgun sequence genome:
- the LOC135972732 gene encoding uncharacterized protein LOC135972732 — protein MESSQDRKRAPAWTEREVRDLLAIWGDEAVIAELRSSKRNGKVLEKISKAMKDRGHNRDTQQCRVKIKELRQAYHKAREANGRSGAEPQTCRYYAELHAILGGAATTTPTVCYDSLTGETHREDGSGNEEDDDDGGTVGSSQQQGSGETGFPNSQDMFVTLDLEPVTPELTQDPQGTQETSAANVSPSQRLVNIRKRKRRTRDEMFTELQMSAQADRAQQNAWRQSMTEMRKAQYEREERWRAESREEQSKWRAEDDRWRQLADRRQEAMLRLLEHQTDMLERMVELQERQQEQRPPLQPLCNQQPSSPSSIASSPRRPRTRWGGLRPPSHSTPDDRPSIRRLAFNKS, from the exons atggagtcctcccaggatcgcaaaagagctccagcatggaccgaacgggaggtacgagatctgctcgccatatggggagatgaagcagtgatagctgaactccgtagcagtaaaagaaatggaaaagtattagaaaagatctccaaggccatgaaggaccgaggccataacagggacacacagcagtgccgcgtgaaaattaaggagctacggcaagcttaccacaaagccagagaagcaaacggaaggtccggggcagagccgcaaacttgccgctactacgcggagctgcatgcgatcctagggggtgcagccaccactaccccaaccgtgtgctatgactctctcactggagaaacacacagggaagacggttcggggaacgaggaggatgatgacgatggaggtactgtaggtagctcacagcagcaaggaagcggagaaaccggtttccccaacagccaggatatgtttgtgaccctggacctggaaccagtaacccccgaactcacccaagaccctcagggcacacaggagacctctg ctgcaaatgtttctccttcgcagaggctcgtgaacattagaaagagaaaacgtaggacgagggacgagatgttcacggagctgcagatgtccgcccaggctgatagagcacagcagaatgcgtggaggcagtcaatgacggagatgagaaaagcccaatatgaacgagaggagaggtggcgggctgaatcgcgggaagaacagagcaagtggcgggctgaagacgataggtggcgtcagcttgcagacagacggcaagaggcaatgctccgtctgctggagcatcaaactgatatgctcgagcgtatggttgagttgcaggaaaggcagcaggagcagagaccgccgctacagcccctgtgtaaccaacagccctcctccccaagttccatagcctcctcacccagacgcccaagaacacggtgggggggcctccgtccacccagtcactccaccccagatgatcgcccaagcatcagaaggctggccttcaataagagttaa